The following proteins come from a genomic window of Gimesia chilikensis:
- the hypD gene encoding hydrogenase formation protein HypD: MKYLDEYRDPAAAKHLLNEIRKSATRCWTLMEVCGGQTHSLLRHGIAAELEETVELIHGPGCPVCVTSQADIDFACELAQREDTILASFGDMLRVPGSKRSLLDVRTAGGQVQIVYSPLDAVRLAQKNPQRQIVFFAVGFETTAPATALAVRQAERDEVQNFSLLVSHVRVQPAMESLVESSNHRVQAFLAAGHVCTVMGYESYESFVERYQLPVVVTGFEPLDLLEGILACARQLEQGQAWLENCYARAVQAAGNRAARDLVQEIYQINDRAWRGFGVIHRGGLELRPEWSHFDARLRFEKSELPVLENDACRSYEVMTGQLKPTDCPEFGKRCSPDSPLGAPMVSSEGACAAYYRYGVPADNTT; encoded by the coding sequence ATGAAGTATCTGGATGAATATCGAGACCCGGCTGCAGCAAAACACCTGCTGAATGAAATCCGTAAGAGCGCCACACGCTGCTGGACGTTGATGGAGGTCTGCGGAGGCCAGACCCACAGCCTGCTCCGACACGGGATTGCTGCAGAACTGGAGGAAACCGTAGAACTGATTCATGGTCCCGGTTGTCCGGTCTGTGTCACCAGTCAGGCAGACATCGATTTCGCCTGCGAGTTGGCACAGCGGGAAGACACGATCCTCGCCAGCTTTGGTGATATGCTGCGTGTGCCGGGCAGCAAGCGGTCGCTGCTCGATGTCCGCACCGCGGGGGGGCAGGTGCAGATCGTGTATTCGCCTCTGGATGCGGTCAGGCTGGCTCAGAAAAATCCCCAGCGACAGATCGTCTTCTTCGCAGTCGGCTTCGAAACGACGGCCCCCGCGACGGCACTGGCCGTCAGACAGGCGGAACGGGATGAAGTGCAGAATTTCAGTCTGCTGGTTTCGCATGTGCGTGTTCAGCCGGCGATGGAGTCCCTGGTGGAATCAAGCAACCATCGTGTCCAGGCATTTCTGGCGGCAGGTCATGTCTGTACCGTGATGGGCTACGAATCGTATGAATCATTTGTGGAACGCTATCAGTTACCCGTGGTCGTCACCGGCTTCGAGCCCCTGGATCTGTTGGAAGGGATACTGGCCTGTGCACGACAACTCGAACAGGGACAGGCATGGTTGGAAAACTGTTATGCCCGGGCTGTGCAGGCCGCAGGGAATCGGGCCGCACGCGACCTGGTTCAGGAGATCTACCAGATCAACGATCGCGCGTGGCGCGGATTCGGTGTGATTCACCGTGGAGGCCTGGAACTACGACCTGAGTGGAGTCACTTTGATGCGCGACTGCGTTTTGAAAAATCTGAGCTGCCAGTGCTGGAGAATGATGCGTGTCGCAGTTATGAAGTCATGACCGGTCAGCTGAAGCCAACGGATTGTCCCGAATTCGGTAAACGCTGCAGCCCCGATTCTCCTTTGGGAGCACCGATGGTATCGTCAGAAGGCGCCTGTGCTGCCTATTATCGTTATGGTGTGCCTGCGGACAACACAACTTGA
- a CDS encoding HypC/HybG/HupF family hydrogenase formation chaperone: MCLGIPGKIVRWLERDGVFAQAEVEFDGVRRVVHMACVTEAEEGDFVIVHAGIAISRVDPEEAEQIFKTLAAMGDDEGWQGSESDDTGYES, translated from the coding sequence ATGTGCTTAGGTATCCCGGGAAAAATTGTACGCTGGCTGGAACGGGACGGCGTCTTTGCACAGGCGGAAGTGGAATTCGATGGCGTACGTCGCGTGGTGCATATGGCCTGTGTCACGGAAGCGGAGGAAGGAGATTTCGTTATCGTCCATGCCGGCATTGCCATCAGTCGGGTGGATCCCGAGGAAGCAGAACAGATCTTCAAAACGCTGGCTGCGATGGGGGACGACGAAGGCTGGCAGGGATCCGAGTCAGACGACACGGGGTACGAATCATGA
- the hypF gene encoding carbamoyltransferase HypF: MNRQAISNPEVTQIAVQITYNGRVQGIGLRPAVARWAYELGLAGSICNTSAGVKLYIEGPVSLVQRFEEGLESRLPAELETRERQSVEYEGMSSFQIQESDEVGLLRTAVPSDQAVCQSCLAETFDPDDRRYQYPFNSCTDCGPRYSLIKAMPYERRQTGMAEFDMCEACAAEYESVTDRRFHAQTIACPDCGPQVWGTDSQGNTVASGPLSIERAAQALARGQIVGLRGLGGYQLLIDARSDAAVQTLRRLKHRPSKPLAVMVRSLAEAQRLAIVDDVEAGELSSAMSPIVLLRARQESGLSRKLNAGLQTLGVMLPTTPLHALLLDQCRFPLVVTSANREGSPIPCQSKAIEAEIREGAELWLEHDRPIQRPVDDSVVRVMAGRSVTIRLARGLAPLSLPVGRGEPLIATGGQQKSAFALCNGQQAILGPHIGELDNVAACERYLDQLEALKQLYDVSPAGLVCDQHPDYFTTQWAERENIPLELVQHHHAHIAAGMLEQGWLERRVLGVAFDGTGWGEDQTIWGGEFLLASAREYERIGRLLPFALPGGEQAIREPWRIAVTLLTDAVGDQAAYHLEIEQAQVATLLKIAESRRLSPLTSSAGRLFDGVASLILGCRHSGFEGQAAMLLEAACDAEEPGAYDFPVQEGDLRELDWRPAVRQIWEDRLQGVEPGRMAMRFHRGLARGIARFCASYAEFPVVLGGGVFQNRCLVETVAAEIRQNGQELGFPGRIPPNDSGLAAGQLAIALARRERKDTN, encoded by the coding sequence ATGAACCGGCAGGCAATCAGTAATCCGGAAGTAACACAGATCGCCGTACAGATTACGTACAACGGTCGTGTGCAGGGAATCGGCTTGAGACCCGCGGTAGCACGCTGGGCGTACGAACTGGGACTGGCCGGTTCAATCTGTAACACCTCAGCGGGGGTAAAGCTGTACATAGAGGGACCTGTGTCACTGGTGCAACGTTTCGAAGAGGGGCTGGAGTCACGTCTACCAGCAGAACTGGAAACACGGGAGCGTCAATCTGTTGAATATGAGGGTATGAGTTCATTTCAAATTCAGGAGAGTGACGAGGTTGGCTTGCTGAGAACCGCAGTTCCATCGGATCAGGCCGTCTGTCAGTCGTGTCTCGCAGAAACCTTCGATCCTGACGATCGTCGTTATCAATATCCGTTTAACAGCTGCACGGACTGTGGTCCCCGCTATTCGCTGATTAAAGCCATGCCTTACGAACGACGGCAGACAGGAATGGCAGAGTTCGACATGTGTGAAGCGTGTGCCGCCGAATATGAGTCCGTGACTGACAGACGGTTTCATGCGCAAACCATCGCCTGTCCGGACTGTGGACCTCAAGTCTGGGGGACGGATTCTCAAGGAAATACTGTTGCCTCAGGTCCGCTTTCAATTGAGAGAGCAGCTCAGGCATTAGCACGTGGGCAGATTGTGGGGCTGCGGGGCCTGGGAGGCTATCAGTTACTTATCGATGCCCGTTCTGATGCCGCGGTTCAGACATTACGTCGACTGAAACATCGACCGTCCAAGCCCCTGGCTGTCATGGTCCGATCGCTTGCAGAAGCACAGCGACTGGCGATTGTAGACGACGTGGAAGCCGGGGAGCTCAGTTCCGCCATGTCGCCGATTGTACTGCTGCGTGCCCGGCAGGAGTCTGGTCTGTCACGTAAGTTGAATGCCGGATTACAGACCCTGGGGGTGATGTTACCCACGACACCGCTGCATGCACTGCTGCTGGATCAATGCCGATTTCCTCTGGTTGTCACCAGCGCGAACCGGGAAGGATCGCCCATCCCCTGTCAATCAAAGGCAATCGAAGCCGAGATCCGTGAAGGTGCAGAACTGTGGCTGGAACACGACCGGCCGATTCAGCGCCCCGTCGATGACAGTGTCGTCCGTGTCATGGCGGGACGCAGTGTCACCATTCGGCTGGCCCGCGGGCTGGCTCCGCTCTCCCTGCCTGTGGGAAGAGGTGAACCACTGATAGCCACAGGAGGGCAGCAGAAGTCTGCTTTCGCGCTGTGTAACGGACAGCAGGCGATATTGGGACCGCATATCGGAGAGCTGGATAACGTAGCCGCTTGTGAACGCTATCTGGATCAGTTAGAGGCTCTCAAACAACTTTACGATGTCTCGCCTGCGGGGCTGGTCTGTGATCAACACCCGGATTATTTCACGACTCAGTGGGCGGAACGTGAAAACATTCCACTGGAACTGGTGCAGCATCATCATGCACACATCGCAGCAGGCATGCTGGAGCAGGGCTGGCTGGAACGACGTGTCCTGGGAGTCGCATTCGATGGAACCGGCTGGGGCGAAGATCAGACCATCTGGGGAGGCGAATTCTTACTCGCGAGCGCTCGGGAATATGAACGCATCGGGCGATTGTTGCCGTTCGCATTACCGGGTGGCGAACAGGCGATTCGCGAACCGTGGCGAATTGCGGTGACATTACTTACAGACGCGGTAGGAGACCAGGCGGCATATCATCTGGAAATCGAGCAGGCACAGGTGGCGACGCTGCTCAAAATCGCGGAATCCCGACGTCTCTCCCCACTGACGAGTAGCGCGGGGCGGCTGTTTGATGGAGTGGCCTCACTGATCCTGGGCTGTAGACATTCCGGTTTTGAGGGCCAGGCAGCAATGCTGCTGGAAGCGGCTTGTGATGCAGAAGAACCAGGCGCATATGACTTTCCGGTTCAGGAGGGCGATCTGCGGGAACTCGACTGGCGACCGGCGGTCAGACAGATCTGGGAGGATCGGCTGCAGGGAGTTGAACCGGGGCGGATGGCGATGCGTTTTCATCGGGGGCTGGCACGCGGGATTGCCCGTTTTTGTGCTTCGTATGCGGAGTTTCCCGTTGTTCTGGGAGGGGGCGTGTTTCAGAATCGTTGCCTGGTCGAAACGGTCGCAGCTGAAATCAGACAGAATGGACAGGAGCTTGGTTTCCCGGGACGGATCCCCCCCAACGATAGCGGCCTGGCGGCGGGTCAGCTGGCGATTGCGCTAGCCAGACGGGAAAGGAAGGACACGAACTAA
- the hypB gene encoding hydrogenase nickel incorporation protein HypB, protein MNTRVLSVRRDIQAEQKADAAAERERLGRRGTLVINLLSSPGSGKTSLLEATARHWAGRRSMAVLVGDLETDRDAQRLAPLVPVAQLTTGGACHLELPLVQRGLQALGDPAVDFLFIENVGNLVCPASHDLAEHLRVVLISTTEGDDKPGKYPKMFRTSQAMVVTKQDLLPYVPFSLEAVTEDALKIQPELNVLTTCAIDNGGIQEWCEFLEQQYQEKIESIYEPAGNQ, encoded by the coding sequence ATGAACACCCGCGTGTTATCTGTCAGACGGGACATTCAGGCGGAACAGAAAGCAGACGCGGCTGCAGAACGGGAACGACTCGGTCGGCGGGGGACGTTGGTGATCAACCTGCTTTCCTCCCCCGGTTCAGGGAAAACCTCTCTGCTGGAAGCGACGGCCCGGCATTGGGCTGGTCGCCGCAGCATGGCCGTGCTGGTTGGTGATCTGGAAACAGACCGGGATGCACAACGCCTGGCGCCCTTAGTCCCGGTCGCCCAGTTGACAACGGGGGGCGCCTGTCATCTGGAACTGCCTCTTGTGCAGCGGGGATTGCAGGCACTGGGAGATCCAGCGGTCGACTTTCTGTTTATCGAGAACGTGGGCAACCTGGTCTGTCCGGCGTCCCACGATCTGGCAGAGCACCTTCGAGTGGTCCTGATCAGCACCACGGAAGGGGACGATAAGCCGGGAAAGTATCCCAAGATGTTTCGCACCAGTCAGGCCATGGTTGTGACCAAGCAGGATCTGCTGCCGTATGTCCCGTTTTCCCTCGAAGCAGTGACCGAGGATGCGTTGAAAATTCAACCCGAGCTGAATGTCCTGACGACGTGTGCAATCGATAATGGTGGCATTCAGGAATGGTGTGAATTTCTGGAACAGCAGTATCAGGAAAAAATCGAGTCCATCTATGAACCGGCAGGCAATCAGTAA
- a CDS encoding hydrogenase maturation nickel metallochaperone HypA, producing MHERSLVQTLLNQVQQIVADDGGGVVKEIQMQVGDLSGVEPLLFESAFTELAREWFSKECRLVLEIVPVKAECRLCGQCFEVQKFEFLCPACGTGPVEVIQGDQVKLMSITVDSENTVTGAKL from the coding sequence ATGCATGAACGGTCTCTGGTACAGACGCTGTTGAATCAGGTTCAGCAGATCGTTGCCGACGATGGCGGGGGCGTGGTGAAAGAGATTCAGATGCAGGTCGGAGACCTGTCGGGAGTCGAACCACTGTTGTTTGAATCGGCTTTTACAGAACTGGCGAGAGAATGGTTCTCGAAGGAATGTCGTCTCGTGCTGGAGATCGTGCCGGTCAAAGCGGAATGTCGACTGTGTGGTCAGTGTTTTGAAGTGCAGAAATTTGAGTTTCTCTGTCCGGCTTGTGGAACCGGCCCCGTTGAGGTGATTCAGGGAGACCAGGTGAAACTGATGAGTATTACTGTCGATTCTGAAAATACAGTGACAGGAGCGAAATTATGA
- a CDS encoding hydrogenase maturation protease, with the protein MTDSRQIQIAGLGSPHGDDQAGWEIVRALKTRDLSQAIVHLSRTPDDLLNWLDPASPLVICDACRGAGPVGSIHHWQWPTAELDQVNWSGTHQIALPGVLLLAEELGLLPAQVIIWGVEIAETVPGDVISSEVSAGVERAVESICREWDARRALGVDHA; encoded by the coding sequence ATGACAGATTCCCGACAGATACAGATCGCAGGGCTCGGCAGTCCGCACGGCGATGATCAGGCTGGCTGGGAAATAGTCCGCGCACTGAAGACAAGAGACCTGTCTCAGGCGATCGTTCACCTCTCTCGCACGCCGGATGATCTGCTCAACTGGCTCGATCCTGCGTCTCCTCTCGTCATCTGTGATGCCTGTCGCGGCGCTGGCCCGGTGGGGAGCATACATCACTGGCAGTGGCCTACTGCTGAACTGGATCAGGTGAACTGGTCGGGGACACATCAGATCGCACTGCCGGGTGTGTTATTGCTGGCGGAAGAACTGGGGCTCCTTCCTGCTCAGGTTATCATCTGGGGCGTAGAAATCGCAGAGACAGTTCCAGGAGATGTCATCTCGTCAGAGGTGTCTGCCGGCGTGGAACGCGCAGTCGAGTCGATCTGTCGGGAATGGGATGCGAGACGCGCTCTGGGGGTCGATCATGCATGA
- a CDS encoding Ni/Fe hydrogenase subunit alpha, translated as MTERKIKVETLTRVEGEGGLYVRLQGEQVEEVRLEIYEPPRLFEALLRGRPLEDAPDITARICGICPVAYQMSSVHAMEMALGVEITPEIRRLRRLLYCGEWIESHGLHMHLLHAPDFLGFESGLAMAKQFPDEVNRGLRLKKHGNQLVDLLGGRAIHPVNVCVGGFYRIPSCNEFQKLVPDFEWGLNAAIETTRWVAGFEYPELESDCEFVSLSHPHEYPMNEGVMQTSSGDQIEVSDYREEFQERQVPHSTALHAIRKTTGRPYLLGPLSRVNLNRDRLSPLARKLADEIAFEPECRNPHRAIIARGLELVHSYEEALQILRDEHSTKQPRMTYEYQAGVGMSATEAPRGTLFHRYEIDTEGKIVEADIIPPTSQNQAQIELDLKAWVRQVIKKEESQVARLCENLVRAYDPCISCSTHFLNVTIERS; from the coding sequence ATGACAGAGCGAAAGATCAAAGTCGAAACGCTGACACGCGTGGAAGGAGAAGGGGGACTCTACGTCCGCCTGCAGGGGGAGCAGGTAGAAGAAGTCCGTCTGGAAATCTACGAACCGCCGCGGCTGTTCGAAGCGCTTCTGCGGGGACGGCCCCTCGAAGATGCCCCTGATATCACAGCCCGGATCTGTGGAATCTGTCCTGTGGCGTACCAGATGAGCAGCGTGCATGCGATGGAAATGGCGTTGGGAGTCGAAATCACTCCCGAAATACGTCGGCTGCGAAGATTACTGTATTGCGGGGAGTGGATCGAGAGTCACGGCCTGCATATGCATCTGTTACACGCCCCTGATTTCTTAGGATTTGAAAGCGGGCTGGCGATGGCCAAGCAGTTCCCGGACGAGGTCAACCGGGGCCTAAGGTTGAAGAAGCATGGGAATCAGTTAGTCGACCTGCTGGGGGGGCGGGCCATTCATCCCGTGAATGTCTGTGTCGGGGGTTTCTATCGTATCCCGAGCTGCAACGAGTTTCAGAAACTGGTGCCCGATTTTGAATGGGGGTTGAACGCGGCCATTGAGACCACCCGCTGGGTCGCCGGTTTCGAATATCCCGAACTGGAATCGGATTGTGAATTTGTTTCACTCTCGCATCCCCACGAATATCCCATGAACGAAGGCGTCATGCAGACCAGTTCCGGAGATCAGATCGAAGTCAGCGACTACCGCGAAGAGTTCCAGGAACGGCAGGTTCCACACTCGACGGCCCTGCACGCCATTCGCAAGACAACCGGGCGTCCCTATCTGTTGGGCCCCCTCTCACGGGTGAATCTGAACCGCGATCGACTTTCTCCATTGGCGCGGAAACTGGCCGATGAAATTGCGTTTGAACCCGAGTGCAGGAATCCGCATCGAGCCATCATTGCCCGGGGGCTGGAACTGGTGCACTCGTACGAAGAGGCGCTGCAGATTCTTCGCGACGAGCATTCCACAAAGCAGCCTCGCATGACTTATGAATACCAGGCAGGTGTGGGCATGTCGGCGACGGAAGCGCCCCGCGGAACACTCTTTCATCGTTATGAAATTGACACTGAAGGAAAGATCGTCGAGGCGGACATTATTCCTCCGACTTCACAGAATCAGGCACAGATTGAACTCGATCTGAAAGCGTGGGTACGTCAAGTAATAAAGAAAGAAGAGTCACAGGTAGCCCGTCTCTGTGAAAATCTGGTACGGGCCTATGATCCGTGCATCAGTTGTTCCACCCATTTTCTGAATGTCACAATAGAACGATCCTGA
- a CDS encoding oxidoreductase, with the protein MCKPRLAVFKFASCDGCQLSLLDAEDHLLAVADAVEIVYFPEATSHMEEGPYDIALVEGSITTPHDAERIQQIRKDARYLMTIGACATAGGIQALRNWADKDEFMQAVYATPDYIQVLETSTPIAEHVQVDFELRGCPINQYQLIEVIRSLLAGQTPRTPRHSVCLDCKRRGTVCVTVAQGTACLGPVTQSGCHALCPSYNRGCYGCFGPALQANLVSLSAQMEREGASKAEIAHKLKNFNAYSPAFRTESTRLVQLEGDQRG; encoded by the coding sequence ATGTGTAAGCCACGTCTGGCTGTATTCAAGTTCGCCTCCTGTGATGGTTGTCAGTTGTCGCTGCTGGATGCCGAAGATCACCTGCTGGCGGTCGCGGATGCAGTGGAGATCGTCTACTTCCCCGAAGCAACCAGCCATATGGAAGAGGGACCGTATGACATCGCTCTGGTGGAAGGCTCCATCACAACGCCCCACGATGCAGAACGGATTCAGCAGATACGCAAAGATGCCCGCTACCTGATGACGATCGGTGCCTGTGCGACCGCGGGGGGCATACAGGCTCTGCGGAACTGGGCCGACAAAGATGAATTCATGCAGGCCGTGTATGCGACACCAGACTATATCCAGGTCCTCGAGACGTCGACGCCGATCGCCGAGCATGTGCAGGTCGATTTTGAACTGCGGGGCTGCCCGATTAACCAGTATCAACTGATCGAAGTCATTCGCTCTCTGCTTGCAGGTCAGACGCCCCGTACTCCCCGGCACAGTGTCTGTCTGGACTGTAAACGTCGAGGCACGGTCTGTGTGACGGTTGCGCAGGGAACGGCCTGTCTGGGGCCGGTTACCCAGTCGGGGTGTCATGCACTCTGTCCCAGTTACAACCGGGGCTGTTATGGCTGTTTCGGACCCGCGCTGCAGGCCAATCTGGTGAGCCTCTCCGCGCAGATGGAGCGGGAAGGAGCCTCAAAAGCGGAAATTGCTCACAAGTTGAAGAACTTCAATGCCTACTCACCCGCGTTTCGAACAGAGAGTACGCGTCTGGTGCAACTGGAGGGGGATCAGCGCGGATGA